Proteins encoded within one genomic window of Chlorobaculum sp. MV4-Y:
- the typA gene encoding translational GTPase TypA has translation MSRKQNIRNIAIIAHVDHGKTTLVDSIFKQTGAFRENQHVDVRVMDSNPQERERGITIFSKNAAAQHKGCKINIVDTPGHADFGGEVERILKMVDGVLLLVDAFEGPMPQTKFVLRKALELHLKPIVVINKIDRPQADPEKVHDQVLDLFIALGADEDQLDFPYIFASAKNGIAKYSMDDPDGDMSLLLDMIIKEIPAPEADDDAGFQMLVTSLDYNDYIGKIAIGRIQRGKVTPGNQLTLVTPDGIVGKGTVTKLFLFDRTQRVEATEATAGDIVALAGISAASVGETLTSPDQPEALDSFEISKPTLSMLFSVNDSPFAGQEGKEVTSRKIRERLMKEIMTNVALNVEETDSADTFRVSGRGELHLSVLIETMRREGYELAISRPEVILREENGVTMEPVEHVTIDVPEEYTGVVIEKMGRRKAEMTNMSTLRGGMNRLEFEIPTRGLIGYNLEFTTDTKGEGMMSHVFHNYQPYKGKLPSRETGALVSAETGVAVAYAISSLEDRGTFFISPNAKVYEGMVVGESTRDLDITMNICKTKKLTNMRASGSDDSIRLTPPKRLSLEQALEFINDDELLEVTPENIRIRKKILNADLRAKATKKAKAMA, from the coding sequence ATGAGCAGGAAACAGAATATTCGCAATATCGCCATTATCGCGCACGTTGATCATGGCAAGACCACCCTTGTGGACTCCATTTTCAAGCAGACGGGCGCTTTCAGGGAGAACCAGCATGTCGATGTCAGAGTGATGGACTCCAATCCCCAGGAGCGGGAGCGGGGCATCACCATCTTCTCGAAAAATGCAGCCGCGCAGCACAAGGGCTGCAAGATCAACATCGTCGATACCCCCGGTCACGCCGATTTCGGCGGCGAGGTGGAGCGCATCCTGAAGATGGTCGATGGCGTGCTTCTGCTCGTCGATGCCTTCGAAGGACCGATGCCGCAGACCAAGTTCGTGCTGCGCAAGGCGCTCGAACTGCACCTGAAGCCGATCGTGGTCATCAACAAGATCGACCGTCCGCAGGCCGATCCGGAGAAGGTGCACGATCAGGTGCTCGACCTGTTCATCGCACTCGGTGCTGACGAGGATCAGCTCGACTTCCCCTACATTTTCGCTTCGGCCAAGAACGGCATCGCAAAATACAGCATGGACGATCCGGATGGCGACATGAGCCTTCTGCTCGACATGATCATCAAGGAGATTCCAGCTCCGGAAGCCGACGATGACGCCGGATTCCAGATGCTCGTCACCAGCCTCGACTACAACGACTATATCGGCAAGATCGCCATTGGCCGCATCCAGCGCGGCAAGGTCACTCCTGGCAACCAGCTCACGCTGGTGACGCCGGACGGCATCGTGGGCAAGGGCACCGTCACCAAGCTCTTCCTCTTCGACCGGACGCAGCGTGTCGAGGCGACTGAGGCGACGGCGGGCGACATCGTCGCGCTTGCCGGTATTTCGGCGGCCAGCGTCGGCGAGACCCTCACCTCGCCCGACCAGCCCGAAGCGCTCGATTCGTTCGAGATCAGCAAGCCGACGCTCTCGATGCTCTTTTCGGTGAACGATTCGCCATTTGCCGGTCAGGAGGGCAAGGAGGTGACCAGCCGCAAGATTCGCGAGCGCCTCATGAAAGAGATTATGACCAACGTCGCGCTTAACGTCGAGGAGACCGACAGCGCTGATACCTTCAGGGTTTCGGGCCGCGGCGAGCTTCACCTCTCGGTGCTGATCGAGACCATGCGTCGTGAAGGCTACGAACTGGCGATCTCCCGTCCCGAGGTGATTCTGCGCGAAGAGAACGGCGTGACGATGGAGCCGGTCGAGCATGTCACCATCGATGTTCCGGAGGAGTACACCGGCGTGGTCATCGAAAAGATGGGCCGCAGGAAGGCCGAGATGACCAACATGAGCACCCTGCGCGGCGGCATGAATCGCCTGGAGTTCGAGATTCCGACGCGCGGCCTGATCGGTTACAACCTTGAGTTCACCACCGACACCAAGGGCGAGGGCATGATGTCGCACGTGTTCCACAACTACCAGCCCTACAAAGGCAAGCTGCCATCGCGCGAAACCGGCGCACTGGTCTCCGCCGAAACTGGCGTGGCCGTGGCCTACGCGATTTCGAGTCTCGAAGATCGAGGCACCTTCTTCATCAGCCCGAACGCGAAGGTTTATGAAGGCATGGTGGTCGGTGAATCGACCCGCGATCTCGACATCACGATGAACATCTGCAAGACCAAGAAGCTCACCAACATGCGTGCCTCCGGTTCGGACGACTCGATCCGCCTGACGCCGCCGAAGAGGCTCTCGCTCGAACAGGCGCTGGAGTTCATCAACGACGATGAGTTGCTCGAAGTGACGCCCGAAAACATCAGGATCCGCAAGAAGATTCTCAACGCCGACCTCAGAGCCAAGGCGACGAAGAAAGCCAAGGCGATGGCGTGA
- a CDS encoding inner membrane protein YpjD codes for MANIFLENSLLFALTQIVPLLYIVTTALYGIHFFKETPLAGSLKQPALILTVVTHVADLGLLTSTAGYRLSYSAYNLMSMVALTLAITYMFIEFTTKSDKTGFFVIAFAAGSALFSSILSAHTVDSGLAFRGLRIGVHLIAAIFGFSSVAIAGLYSGMYLLLFRQIRLNRFGLLFQRLPNLEALEMLIMHAVAFGFFFLSVTIVAGVLEQQASKEVINLSEPRLVSLFVIWLLYGISLVIKPLFGWDIKHMAVLLIALFVLVTALLFIMSLVTPSFHGMSI; via the coding sequence ATGGCCAATATATTTCTTGAAAACAGCTTGCTTTTTGCCCTAACGCAAATCGTACCGCTGCTTTATATCGTCACCACCGCCCTGTACGGCATCCACTTTTTCAAGGAGACGCCACTCGCAGGAAGCCTCAAGCAACCGGCGCTCATCCTCACCGTAGTCACCCACGTCGCTGATCTCGGGCTGCTCACTTCGACGGCGGGATACCGGCTGAGTTATTCGGCCTACAACCTCATGAGCATGGTAGCATTGACGCTCGCCATTACTTATATGTTCATCGAATTCACCACAAAGAGCGACAAAACCGGCTTTTTCGTCATCGCCTTCGCCGCGGGATCGGCGCTCTTTTCGTCGATTCTGAGCGCGCATACGGTTGATTCAGGACTGGCATTCAGAGGCCTGCGCATCGGCGTGCACCTGATCGCAGCCATTTTCGGCTTCAGCTCGGTGGCCATCGCCGGACTCTACAGCGGGATGTACCTGCTACTTTTCCGCCAGATACGGCTCAACCGGTTCGGGCTGCTTTTCCAGCGGCTGCCAAACCTGGAGGCGCTTGAAATGCTGATCATGCACGCCGTGGCCTTCGGCTTCTTTTTCCTGTCGGTCACCATCGTGGCTGGTGTTCTCGAACAGCAAGCTTCAAAAGAGGTCATCAACCTGTCCGAGCCTCGGCTCGTCTCCCTGTTCGTCATCTGGCTGCTCTACGGCATCAGCCTCGTCATCAAGCCGCTGTTCGGCTGGGATATCAAGCACATGGCTGTGCTGCTCATCGCCCTGTTCGTTCTGGTCACAGCGCTGTTGTTCATTATGAGCCTGGTTACGCCAAGTTTTCACGGAATGAGTATTTAA
- the hemC gene encoding hydroxymethylbilane synthase yields the protein MKKELIIGTRSSPLALWQAEFTKAELSKHFPELNITLKLVKTTGDVLLDSPLSKIGDMGLFTKDIEKHLLAKEIDLAVHSLKDVPTGTPEGLVITSFTEREDTRDVIISKSGKGLKDLPPNARMATSSLRRMSQLLSMRPDLQILDIRGNLNTRFKKFDDGEFDAMMLAYAGVYRLEFSDRISEILPHDVMLPAVGQGALGIETRTDDAETIEIVRVMNDGNTEICCRAERALLRHLQGGCQIPIGCYGSYISGTLKLLAFVGSVDGKTALRNELTKPVNTPEEAEAVGIELAEVLLSMGAEKILADIRKTR from the coding sequence TTGAAAAAAGAGCTTATCATCGGCACTCGGTCCAGCCCTCTTGCCCTGTGGCAGGCTGAATTCACCAAAGCAGAACTTTCCAAACACTTTCCTGAACTGAATATCACGCTCAAACTGGTCAAAACGACCGGTGATGTGCTGCTCGACTCCCCTCTTTCCAAGATCGGAGACATGGGTCTGTTCACCAAAGACATTGAAAAGCACCTGCTTGCAAAAGAGATCGACCTGGCAGTGCACAGCCTGAAGGACGTTCCGACCGGTACGCCTGAGGGTCTTGTCATCACCTCGTTCACCGAGCGCGAAGATACCCGCGACGTCATTATCTCAAAATCCGGCAAGGGTCTGAAAGACCTTCCGCCGAATGCACGAATGGCGACCAGTTCCCTGCGCAGAATGTCACAGCTTCTGAGCATGAGGCCTGACTTGCAAATTCTCGACATCAGAGGCAACCTCAATACCCGCTTCAAAAAGTTCGATGATGGTGAATTCGACGCCATGATGCTGGCCTATGCTGGCGTATATCGTCTTGAGTTCAGCGATCGCATCTCGGAAATCCTGCCGCACGACGTGATGCTTCCGGCAGTCGGTCAGGGTGCACTCGGCATCGAGACCCGCACGGATGACGCTGAAACCATAGAGATCGTCCGCGTCATGAACGACGGCAACACTGAAATCTGCTGCCGTGCAGAGCGTGCGCTTCTCAGGCACCTCCAGGGAGGTTGCCAGATTCCGATCGGCTGTTATGGTTCATATATCAGCGGTACCTTGAAGCTTCTTGCTTTTGTTGGCTCTGTAGATGGCAAAACCGCCCTGCGCAATGAGCTGACCAAGCCGGTAAACACCCCGGAAGAGGCCGAGGCTGTCGGTATTGAACTGGCTGAAGTTCTGCTTTCGATGGGCGCAGAGAAAATTCTCGCCGACATCCGCAAAACCCGCTGA
- the hemA gene encoding glutamyl-tRNA reductase, whose product MNIISVGVNHKTAPIEIRERIALSEVQNKEFVTDLVSSGLASEAMVVSTCNRTELYVVPAMAEVNCDYLKDYLISYKDARKDVRPEHFFNRFYCGTARHLFEVASAIDSLVLGEGQILGQVKDAYRIAAEVGTAGILLTRLCHTAFSVAKKVKTKTKLMEGAVSVSYAAVELAQKIFSNLSMKKVLLVGAGETGELAAKHIYAKNARNIVITNRTQSKAEALAEELGTNRVLPYETYKEHLHEFDIIITAVSTKEYILNEAEMQQAMQRRRLKPVIMLDLGLPRNIDPEVGKLQNMFLKDIDALKHIIDKNLERRRAELPKVKAIIDEELVSFGQWINTLKVRPTIVDLQSKFLEIKEKELERYRYKVSEEELRRMEHLTDRILKKILHHPIKMLKAPVDTADNIPSKVNLVRNIFDLEEPNQSLQ is encoded by the coding sequence ATGAATATCATTTCAGTCGGTGTCAACCATAAAACTGCACCCATTGAAATCCGTGAAAGAATCGCGCTTTCAGAGGTTCAGAACAAGGAATTCGTCACGGACTTGGTATCAAGTGGACTGGCCAGCGAGGCCATGGTGGTATCGACCTGTAACCGAACGGAGCTTTACGTGGTTCCGGCAATGGCCGAAGTGAACTGCGATTATCTCAAAGACTATCTGATCTCCTACAAGGACGCCCGCAAGGATGTGCGCCCCGAACACTTCTTCAACCGTTTTTACTGCGGCACCGCCCGTCACCTCTTCGAGGTCGCAAGCGCCATCGACTCTCTCGTGCTTGGCGAAGGACAGATTCTCGGCCAGGTCAAGGATGCCTATCGAATCGCCGCCGAGGTCGGAACCGCAGGCATTCTTCTTACCAGGCTTTGCCACACTGCTTTCAGCGTTGCCAAAAAGGTCAAGACCAAAACCAAGCTCATGGAGGGCGCGGTATCGGTCAGCTACGCGGCGGTCGAGCTTGCCCAGAAGATTTTCTCCAATCTCTCTATGAAAAAGGTTCTGCTCGTCGGCGCAGGTGAAACCGGAGAGCTGGCAGCCAAGCATATTTACGCCAAGAACGCCAGGAACATCGTTATCACCAACCGGACGCAGTCGAAGGCGGAGGCGCTTGCTGAAGAACTTGGCACCAACCGCGTACTTCCCTACGAAACCTACAAGGAGCACCTGCACGAATTCGACATCATCATCACGGCCGTCAGCACCAAGGAGTACATCCTCAACGAAGCCGAAATGCAGCAGGCAATGCAACGCCGCCGCCTTAAACCGGTGATCATGCTTGACCTCGGACTGCCGAGAAACATCGATCCCGAAGTCGGCAAGTTGCAAAACATGTTCCTCAAGGACATTGACGCCCTCAAGCACATCATCGACAAGAACCTCGAACGCCGCCGCGCGGAACTGCCGAAGGTCAAGGCGATCATCGACGAGGAGCTGGTCAGCTTCGGCCAGTGGATCAACACCCTCAAGGTACGTCCGACTATCGTCGATCTCCAGTCTAAGTTCCTTGAAATCAAGGAGAAAGAGCTGGAGCGCTACCGCTACAAGGTAAGCGAAGAGGAGCTGCGCCGCATGGAACACCTGACCGACAGGATTCTGAAGAAAATTCTGCATCATCCCATCAAGATGCTCAAGGCTCCGGTCGATACCGCCGACAATATCCCCAGCAAGGTCAACCTCGTCAGGAACATCTTCGATCTTGAAGAACCAAACCAGTCACTCCAATAA